The Halichoerus grypus chromosome 15, mHalGry1.hap1.1, whole genome shotgun sequence genome includes a window with the following:
- the LCAT gene encoding phosphatidylcholine-sterol acyltransferase isoform X1: MGPPGSPWPWGLLLLGLLLPPASPFWLFNVLFPPHTTPKAELSNHTRPVILVPGCLGNQLEAKLDKPDVVNWMCYRKTEDFFTIWLDLNMFLPLGVDCWIDNTRVVYNRSSGRVSNAPGVQIRVPGFGKTYSVEYLDNNKLAGVFIGERAGCSRGRPTGAVARASSAAAFPTGYMHTLVQNLVNNGYVRDETVRAAPYDWRLEPSQQEEYYRKLARLVEEMHAAYGKPVFLIGHSLGCLHLLYFLLRQPQAWKDRFVDGFISLGAPWGGSIKPMLVLASGDNQGIPIMSSIKLREEQRISTTSPWMFPSSEAWPEDHVFISTPGINYTGRDFQRFFADVHFEEGWYMWLQSRDLLAGLPAPGVEVYCLYGVGLPTPRTYIFDHGFPYTDPVGVLYEDGDDTVATRSTELCAHWQSRQPQPVHLLPLHGTEHLNMVFSNQTLEHINAILLGTYRRSTPEPPTASPGPLPPE, encoded by the exons ATGGGGCCGCCGGGCTCCCCATGGCCTTGGGGGCTGCTGCTGCTCGggctgctgctcccccctgcctcccccttctGGCTTTTCAATGTGCTCTTCCCCCCGCACACCACGCCCAAGGCTGAGCTCAGTAACCACACACGGCCCGTCATCCTCG TGCCTGGCTGCCTGGGGAATCAGCTGGAAGCCAAGCTGGATAAACCAGATGTGGTGAACTGGATGTGCTACCGCAAGACAGAGGACTTCTTCACCATCTGGCTGGATCTCAATATGTTCCTACCCCTTGGAGTGGACTGCTGGATTGATAACACAAG GGTCGTCTACAACCGCAGCTCTGGGCGCGTGTCCAATGCCCCTGGTGTACAGATCCGTGTCCCCGGCTTTGGGAAGACCTACTCTGTTGAGTACCTGGACAACAACAAGCTGGCAGGTGTGTTTATTGGGGAAAGGGCGGGCTGCAGCCGTGGCCGGCCCACAGGAGCTGTGGCCAGAGCCTCCAGTGCTGCTGCCTTCCCCACAGGTTACATGCACACACTGGTGCAGAACCTGGTCAACAACGGGTATGTGCGGGACGAGACGGTGCGGGCCGCCCCCTACGACTGGCGGCTGGAGCCCA GCCAGCAGGAGGAATACTACCGGAAGCTCGCCAGGCTGGTGGAGGAGATGCATGCTGCCTACGGGAAGCCTGTCTTCCTCATTGGTCACAGCCTCGGTTGCCTACACTTGCTCTATTTCTTGCTGCGCCAGCCCCAGGCCTGGAAGGACCGCTTCGTCGATGGATTCATCTCTCTTGGGGCTCCCTGGGGGGGCTCCATCAAGCCCATGCTGGTCTTGGCCTCAG GTGACAACCAGGGCATCCCGATCATGTCCAGCATCAAGCTGAGAGAGGAACAGCGTATATCAACGACCTCCCCCTGGATGTTTCCCTCCAGCGAGGCATGGCCTGAGGACCACGTGTTCATTTCCACGCCCGGCATCAACTACACAGGCCGTGACTTCCAGCGCTTCTTCGCAGATGTGCACTTTGAGGAAGGCTGGTACATGTGGCTCCAGTCACGTGACCTACTGGCAGGCCTCCCAGCACCCGGCGTGGAAGTATACTGTCTGTATGGCGTGGGCCTGCCCACACCCCGCACCTACATCTTTGACCACGGCTTCCCCTACACAGACCCCGTGGGGGTGCTCTACGAGGACGGTGATGACACTGTGGCCACACGCAGCACGGAGCTCTGTGCCCACTGGCAGAGCCGCCAGCCACAGCCTGTGCACCTGCTGCCTCTGCACGGGACAGAGCACCTCAACATGGTCTTCAGCAACCAGACTCTGGAGCACATCAATGCCATCCTGCTGGGTACCTACCGACGTAGCACCCCTGAACCCCCAACTGCCAGCCCAGGGCCTCTGCCCCCCGAATAA
- the LCAT gene encoding phosphatidylcholine-sterol acyltransferase isoform X3, which yields MGPPGSPWPWGLLLLGLLLPPASPFWLFNVLFPPHTTPKAELSNHTRPVILVPGCLGNQLEAKLDKPDVVNWMCYRKTEDFFTIWLDLNMFLPLGVDCWIDNTRVVYNRSSGRVSNAPGVQIRVPGFGKTYSVEYLDNNKLAGQQEEYYRKLARLVEEMHAAYGKPVFLIGHSLGCLHLLYFLLRQPQAWKDRFVDGFISLGAPWGGSIKPMLVLASGDNQGIPIMSSIKLREEQRISTTSPWMFPSSEAWPEDHVFISTPGINYTGRDFQRFFADVHFEEGWYMWLQSRDLLAGLPAPGVEVYCLYGVGLPTPRTYIFDHGFPYTDPVGVLYEDGDDTVATRSTELCAHWQSRQPQPVHLLPLHGTEHLNMVFSNQTLEHINAILLGTYRRSTPEPPTASPGPLPPE from the exons ATGGGGCCGCCGGGCTCCCCATGGCCTTGGGGGCTGCTGCTGCTCGggctgctgctcccccctgcctcccccttctGGCTTTTCAATGTGCTCTTCCCCCCGCACACCACGCCCAAGGCTGAGCTCAGTAACCACACACGGCCCGTCATCCTCG TGCCTGGCTGCCTGGGGAATCAGCTGGAAGCCAAGCTGGATAAACCAGATGTGGTGAACTGGATGTGCTACCGCAAGACAGAGGACTTCTTCACCATCTGGCTGGATCTCAATATGTTCCTACCCCTTGGAGTGGACTGCTGGATTGATAACACAAG GGTCGTCTACAACCGCAGCTCTGGGCGCGTGTCCAATGCCCCTGGTGTACAGATCCGTGTCCCCGGCTTTGGGAAGACCTACTCTGTTGAGTACCTGGACAACAACAAGCTGGCAG GCCAGCAGGAGGAATACTACCGGAAGCTCGCCAGGCTGGTGGAGGAGATGCATGCTGCCTACGGGAAGCCTGTCTTCCTCATTGGTCACAGCCTCGGTTGCCTACACTTGCTCTATTTCTTGCTGCGCCAGCCCCAGGCCTGGAAGGACCGCTTCGTCGATGGATTCATCTCTCTTGGGGCTCCCTGGGGGGGCTCCATCAAGCCCATGCTGGTCTTGGCCTCAG GTGACAACCAGGGCATCCCGATCATGTCCAGCATCAAGCTGAGAGAGGAACAGCGTATATCAACGACCTCCCCCTGGATGTTTCCCTCCAGCGAGGCATGGCCTGAGGACCACGTGTTCATTTCCACGCCCGGCATCAACTACACAGGCCGTGACTTCCAGCGCTTCTTCGCAGATGTGCACTTTGAGGAAGGCTGGTACATGTGGCTCCAGTCACGTGACCTACTGGCAGGCCTCCCAGCACCCGGCGTGGAAGTATACTGTCTGTATGGCGTGGGCCTGCCCACACCCCGCACCTACATCTTTGACCACGGCTTCCCCTACACAGACCCCGTGGGGGTGCTCTACGAGGACGGTGATGACACTGTGGCCACACGCAGCACGGAGCTCTGTGCCCACTGGCAGAGCCGCCAGCCACAGCCTGTGCACCTGCTGCCTCTGCACGGGACAGAGCACCTCAACATGGTCTTCAGCAACCAGACTCTGGAGCACATCAATGCCATCCTGCTGGGTACCTACCGACGTAGCACCCCTGAACCCCCAACTGCCAGCCCAGGGCCTCTGCCCCCCGAATAA
- the LCAT gene encoding phosphatidylcholine-sterol acyltransferase isoform X2, producing the protein MGPPGSPWPWGLLLLGLLLPPASPFWLFNVLFPPHTTPKAELSNHTRPVILVPGCLGNQLEAKLDKPDVVNWMCYRKTEDFFTIWLDLNMFLPLGVDCWIDNTRVVYNRSSGRVSNAPGVQIRVPGFGKTYSVEYLDNNKLAGYMHTLVQNLVNNGYVRDETVRAAPYDWRLEPSQQEEYYRKLARLVEEMHAAYGKPVFLIGHSLGCLHLLYFLLRQPQAWKDRFVDGFISLGAPWGGSIKPMLVLASGDNQGIPIMSSIKLREEQRISTTSPWMFPSSEAWPEDHVFISTPGINYTGRDFQRFFADVHFEEGWYMWLQSRDLLAGLPAPGVEVYCLYGVGLPTPRTYIFDHGFPYTDPVGVLYEDGDDTVATRSTELCAHWQSRQPQPVHLLPLHGTEHLNMVFSNQTLEHINAILLGTYRRSTPEPPTASPGPLPPE; encoded by the exons ATGGGGCCGCCGGGCTCCCCATGGCCTTGGGGGCTGCTGCTGCTCGggctgctgctcccccctgcctcccccttctGGCTTTTCAATGTGCTCTTCCCCCCGCACACCACGCCCAAGGCTGAGCTCAGTAACCACACACGGCCCGTCATCCTCG TGCCTGGCTGCCTGGGGAATCAGCTGGAAGCCAAGCTGGATAAACCAGATGTGGTGAACTGGATGTGCTACCGCAAGACAGAGGACTTCTTCACCATCTGGCTGGATCTCAATATGTTCCTACCCCTTGGAGTGGACTGCTGGATTGATAACACAAG GGTCGTCTACAACCGCAGCTCTGGGCGCGTGTCCAATGCCCCTGGTGTACAGATCCGTGTCCCCGGCTTTGGGAAGACCTACTCTGTTGAGTACCTGGACAACAACAAGCTGGCAG GTTACATGCACACACTGGTGCAGAACCTGGTCAACAACGGGTATGTGCGGGACGAGACGGTGCGGGCCGCCCCCTACGACTGGCGGCTGGAGCCCA GCCAGCAGGAGGAATACTACCGGAAGCTCGCCAGGCTGGTGGAGGAGATGCATGCTGCCTACGGGAAGCCTGTCTTCCTCATTGGTCACAGCCTCGGTTGCCTACACTTGCTCTATTTCTTGCTGCGCCAGCCCCAGGCCTGGAAGGACCGCTTCGTCGATGGATTCATCTCTCTTGGGGCTCCCTGGGGGGGCTCCATCAAGCCCATGCTGGTCTTGGCCTCAG GTGACAACCAGGGCATCCCGATCATGTCCAGCATCAAGCTGAGAGAGGAACAGCGTATATCAACGACCTCCCCCTGGATGTTTCCCTCCAGCGAGGCATGGCCTGAGGACCACGTGTTCATTTCCACGCCCGGCATCAACTACACAGGCCGTGACTTCCAGCGCTTCTTCGCAGATGTGCACTTTGAGGAAGGCTGGTACATGTGGCTCCAGTCACGTGACCTACTGGCAGGCCTCCCAGCACCCGGCGTGGAAGTATACTGTCTGTATGGCGTGGGCCTGCCCACACCCCGCACCTACATCTTTGACCACGGCTTCCCCTACACAGACCCCGTGGGGGTGCTCTACGAGGACGGTGATGACACTGTGGCCACACGCAGCACGGAGCTCTGTGCCCACTGGCAGAGCCGCCAGCCACAGCCTGTGCACCTGCTGCCTCTGCACGGGACAGAGCACCTCAACATGGTCTTCAGCAACCAGACTCTGGAGCACATCAATGCCATCCTGCTGGGTACCTACCGACGTAGCACCCCTGAACCCCCAACTGCCAGCCCAGGGCCTCTGCCCCCCGAATAA
- the PSMB10 gene encoding proteasome subunit beta type-10 isoform X1, whose amino-acid sequence MLKPALEPRRGFSFENCQRNASLERVLPGLRIPQAHRTGTTIAGLVFQDGVILGADTRATSDSVVMDKNCEKIHFIAPKIYCCGAGVAADAEMTTRLAASNMELHALSTGREIRVATVTRVLRQTLFRYRGHVGASLIVGGVDLTGPQLYSVHPHGSYSRLPFTALGSGQDAALAVLEDRFQPNMRLEAAQELLVEAVTAGILGDLGSGGSVDACVIMRSGAKLLRTLSSPTKPIERPSHYHFAPGTTAVLSQTVKPLTLELLEETVQAMEVE is encoded by the exons ATGCTGAAGCCAGCGTTAGAGCCCCGAAGGGGCTTCTCCTTCGAGAACTGCCAGAg AAATGCATCCTTAGAACGAGTCCTCCCAGGGCTCCGGATCCCTCAGGCACACAGAACCGGTACCACCATCGCGGGCCTTGTGTTCCAA gacgGGGTCATCCTGGGCGCGGATACGCGGGCCACTAGCGATTCGGTTGTGATGGACAAGAACTGCGAGAAGATCCACTTCATCGCCCCCAAAATCTA CTGCTGTGGGGCTGGAGTAGCCGCGGACGCCGAAATGACCACGCGGCTGGCGGCGTCCAACATGGAGCTACACGCCCTGTCCACGGGCCGGGAGATTCGCGTGGCTACGGTCACGCGCGTTCTGCGCCAGACGCTCTTCCG GTACCGGGGCCACGTGGGCGCGTCGCTGATAGTGGGCGGAGTAGACTTGACTGGACCGCAGCTCTACAGCGTGCACCCCCACGGCTCCTACAGCCGTCTGCCCTTCACAGCCCTGG GTTCCGGCCAGGACGCCGCCCTGGCGGTACTGGAGGATCGGTTCCAGCCGAACATGAGG CTGGAGGCCGCGCAGGAGCTGCTAGTGGAAGCTGTCACTGCAGGGATCCTGGGTGACCTGGGCTCTGGGGGCAGTGTGGATGCATGTGTGATAATGCGGAGCGGCGCCAAGCTTCTGAGAACATTAAGCTCACCCACAAAGCCCATAGAGAG gccCAGCCACTACCACTTTGCCCCTGGGACCACAGCTGTCCTGTCCCAGACAGTGAAGCCACTGACCCTGGAGCTGCTGGAGGAAACCGTGCAGGCCATGGAGGTGGAGTGA
- the PSMB10 gene encoding proteasome subunit beta type-10 isoform X2, with the protein MLKPALEPRRGFSFENCQRNASLERVLPGLRIPQAHRTGTTIAGLVFQDGVILGADTRATSDSVVMDKNCEKIHFIAPKIYCCGAGVAADAEMTTRLAASNMELHALSTGREIRVATVTRVLRQTLFRYRGHVGASLIVGGVDLTGPQLYSVHPHGSYSRLPFTALGSGQDAALAVLEDRFQPNMRAQPLPLCPWDHSCPVPDSEATDPGAAGGNRAGHGGGVKSDDA; encoded by the exons ATGCTGAAGCCAGCGTTAGAGCCCCGAAGGGGCTTCTCCTTCGAGAACTGCCAGAg AAATGCATCCTTAGAACGAGTCCTCCCAGGGCTCCGGATCCCTCAGGCACACAGAACCGGTACCACCATCGCGGGCCTTGTGTTCCAA gacgGGGTCATCCTGGGCGCGGATACGCGGGCCACTAGCGATTCGGTTGTGATGGACAAGAACTGCGAGAAGATCCACTTCATCGCCCCCAAAATCTA CTGCTGTGGGGCTGGAGTAGCCGCGGACGCCGAAATGACCACGCGGCTGGCGGCGTCCAACATGGAGCTACACGCCCTGTCCACGGGCCGGGAGATTCGCGTGGCTACGGTCACGCGCGTTCTGCGCCAGACGCTCTTCCG GTACCGGGGCCACGTGGGCGCGTCGCTGATAGTGGGCGGAGTAGACTTGACTGGACCGCAGCTCTACAGCGTGCACCCCCACGGCTCCTACAGCCGTCTGCCCTTCACAGCCCTGG GTTCCGGCCAGGACGCCGCCCTGGCGGTACTGGAGGATCGGTTCCAGCCGAACATGAGG gccCAGCCACTACCACTTTGCCCCTGGGACCACAGCTGTCCTGTCCCAGACAGTGAAGCCACTGACCCTGGAGCTGCTGGAGGAAACCGTGCAGGCCATGGAGGTGGAGTGAAGTCGGATGATGCTTAG
- the CTRL gene encoding chymotrypsin-like protease CTRL-1, which produces MPATMLLLSLTLSLVLLGSSWGCGVPAIKPVLSFSQRIVNGENAVSGSWPWQVSLQDRSGFHFCGGSLISQSWVVTAAHCNVSPGRHVVVLGEYDRSSNAEPLQVLSISKAITHPFWNPTTLNNDLTLLKLASPARYTKRVSPVCLASPDEALPAGLKCATTGWGRLSGVGNTTPARLQQVALPLVTVNQCRQYWGSRITDSMICAGGAGASSCQGDSGGPLVCRKGNTWVLIGIVSWGTSNCNVRQPAIYTRVSKFSTWINQVTAYN; this is translated from the exons ATGCCTGCCACAATGCTGCTGCTCAGTCTGACCCTTAGCTTGGTCCTCCTCGGCTCCTCCTGGG GCTGCGGCGTTCCTGCCATCAAGCCGGTACTGAGCTTCAGCCAGAGGATTGTCAACGGAGAGAATGCAGTGTCGGGCTCCTGGCCCTGGCAGGTGTCCCTGCAG GACAGAAGCGGCTTCCACTTCTGCGGGGGTTCCCTCATCAGCCAGTCTTGGGTGGTCACGGCTGCCCACTGCAATGTCAG CCCTGGCCGCCACGTTGTTGTCCTGGGCGAGTACGACCGATCATCCAATGCTGAGCCTTTGCAGGTCCTGTCCATCTCAAAG GCCATCACGCACCCTTTCTGGAACCCCACCACCCTAAACAATGACCTGACACTACTGAAGCTTGCCTCCCCTGCCCGGTACACAAAACGCGTCTCACCAGTCTGCCTGGCTTCCCCAGATGAGGCGCTGCCTGCGGGCCTCAAGTGCGCCACCACTGGCTGGGGACGCCTCAGCGGCGTGG GCAATACGACCCCAGCGCGCTTACAGCAGGTGGCTCTGCCCCTGGTCACCGTGAATCAGTGCAGGCAGTACTGGGGCTCACGCATCACCGACTCCATGATCTGTGCGGGCGGCGCAGGGGCCTCCTCGTGCCAG ggAGACTCCGGAGGCCCTCTTGTCTGCCGGAAAGGGAACACATGGGTGCTTATTGGCATCGTCTCGTGGGGTACCAGCAACTGCAACGTGCGCCAGCCTGCCATATACACTCGGGTTAGTAAGTTCAGCACCTGGATCAACCAGGTCACAGCCTACAACTAA
- the PSKH1 gene encoding serine/threonine-protein kinase H1, with protein sequence MGCGTSKVLPEPPKDVQLDLVKKVEPFSGTKKDVYKHFITEVDSVGALKAGFPAASQGADPCPGAPVSSHTEPPSEPPRRARVAKYRAKFDPRVTAKYDIKALIGRGSFSRVVRVEHRATRQPYAIKMIETKYREGREVCESELRVLRRVRHANIIQLVEVFETQERVYMVMELATGGELFDRIIAKGSFTERDATRVLQMVLDGVRYLHALGITHRDLKPENLLYYHPGTDSKIIITDFGLASARKKGDDCLMKTTCGTPEYIAPEVLVRKPYTNSVDMWALGVIAYILLSGTMPFEDDNRTRLYRQILRGKYSYSGEPWPSVSNLAKDFIDRLLTVDPGARMTALQALRHPWVVSMAASSSMKNLHRSISQNLLKRASSRCQSTKSAQSTRSSRSTRSNKSRRVRERELRELNLRYQQQYNG encoded by the exons ATGGGCTGTGGGACAAGCAAGGTCCTTCCGGAGCCGCCAAAGGACGTCCAGCTGGATCTCGTCAAGAAGGTGGAGCCCTTCAGTGGCACTAAGAAGGATGTGTACAAGCACTTCATCACAGAGGTGGACAGTGTTGGTGCTCTCAAAGCCGGGTTCCCAGCAGCCAGTCAGGGTGCAGACCCCTGCCCTGGTGCCCCCGTTAGCAGCCACACAGAACCTCCCTCAGAACCACCACGCAGGGCCAGGGTGGCTAAGTACAGGGCTAAGTTTGACCCACGTGTGACGGCCAAGTACGACATCAAAGCCCTCATTGGCCGAGGCAGCTTCAGCCGAGTGGTCCGTGTGGAGCACCGGGCAACCCGACAGCCCTATGCCATCAAGATGATTGAGACCAAGTACCGGGAAGGGCGGGAGGTATGTGAGTCAGAGCTGCGTGTGCTGCGCCGGGTGCGTCACGCCAACATCATCCAGCTGGTGGAGGTGTTTGAGACGCAGGAGCGCGTGTACATGGTGATGGAGCTGGCCACCGGGGGAGAGCTCTTTGACCGCATCATCGCCAAGGGTTCTTTCACGGAACGTGATGCCACGCGGGTGCTGCAGATGGTGCTGGATGGTGTCCGATACCTGCACGCACTGGGCATCACACATCGAGACCTCAAGCCTGAGAATCTGCTCTACTACCACCCCGGCACTGACTCCAAGATCATCATCACTGACTTCGGCCTGGCCAGTGCCCGCAAGAAGGGCGACGACTGCCTGATGAAGACCACTTGCGGCACACCCGAGTACATCGCCCCTGAGGTCCTGGTCCGCAAGCCCTACACCAATTCCGTTGACATGTGGGCACTGGGTGTCATTGCCTACATCCTGCTCAGTGGCACCATGCCCTTTGAGGACGACAACCGCACCAGGCTGTACCGGCAAATCCTCAGGGGCAAGTACAGTTACTCGGGGGAG CCCTGGCCCAGTGTGTCCAATCTGGCCAAGGACTTCATTGACCGCCTGCTGACAGTGGACCCCGGCGCCCGCATGACTGCGCTGCAGGCCCTGAGGCACCCATGGGTGGTGAGCATGGCAGCCTCTTCATCCATGAAGAATCTGCACCGCTCCATCTCCCAGAACCTCCTCAAACGTGCTTCCTCACGCTGCCAGAGCACCAAATCAGCCCAGTCCACGCGTTCCAGCCGCTCTACACGCTCCAACAAGTCGCGCCGCGTGCGGGAGCGGGAACTGCGGGAGCTCAACCTGCGCTACCAGCAGCAGTACAATGGCTGA